Part of the Parcubacteria group bacterium genome is shown below.
CCCGCTTCGTCGTGGAGCAATTGATCAAGCCCTTAATTTCAGTCTTATCGCCCTCCTTTATGGAATATAGCTCACTTTTAATGTCTCCAATTTTGAGCAAAGTATTTTCATCAAAATCCACCAGACCAAAACCGGCGCCATCATCCAAAGCCAGTTGTGTCGCTTTGAAATTTTCACTAGAAAAAACCGCCCCGCTTCCAACTATTGCCTGATTGTTATTTTCATCTGTTATACCAAGAACGGTGGCTTGCTCCTGTGAAATACTCCGCACGTTAGAATTTTTCGCTTCTGCCTGGGTATCATAATAGTTTTTTCCCAAAAAAACCACGCCTAAAATTACCAGCGCTAAAAATATTTTAGACTTTTTGAATTTGGCCTTTTGAGGAGTCTTTGGTTTTTCAGGAAAATCCCCCTTCGGTCGGATTTTCCTTTGCAATGATTGCATACATTAAACTGACTACAAATTATTTATACCGCAAGGCTTCCAATGGATCAGTCGCGCTGGCGCGTCGCGCTGGGATCACTCCAGTTGTGAAACCCACCAGCGTTGCCACTGCTAGGATGAAGAGCAGAAACCAACCGGGAAAATACAGAAGCGATGTCGCATATCCGCCAAACCGTTGCGCCAAAAAATTAACTAAAAAATTGAAAAGTTGCCCGCCAATAAAACCGATGATAAGCCCCGAAAGACCGCCCAAAAAACCCATGATGGTCGATTCAAAAACGAACATCCATAAAATATCATAATTGGAAGCGCCGATTGATTTCATGATGCCAATTTCCTCTGTCCGCTCCAAGAGCGAAACAGTCATCGTATTGAACATTCCGATGGCGCTGACCATCAGCGCAATCGCACCAAAGAATCCCAAAATCACGCGAATTACTCCAAAAGCTTTATCCACTTGATTAATCAGATCAGTCAGCGCGGAAACAATAAAGCCATTATTGGTCAATTTTTCCCGGATGCCGGGCAAGATTGAACTGGAATTACACTTAACTTTGAGCCGGCTAAATTGCAAATTGGAGACAACTCTATCTACCGCTTTGTTATTCATATAAACCAAAATGTCTTTTTTGTCCGTAAAACCGACAATCTTCGTTTTCAGTTCAAATTTTTGTCCCTTTTTTTCCCCAATTTCCGGCAAATAGAGTGTTAACTCTCCGCCCAACATCTCTTGCGGTTCTTTTTCGAAAATCTTTGCCAGCGAACTGGAAATAACCGTACCATTCACTTCATCATCATTGATATCATCCCCCTCGGCAATCTTAACACCGTCCAGCCGGTTAAAGTCTGGATCGACTGCTAGAATTTTCGAATCAGAAACCAGATTATCAAATTTCATCTGTCCCATTGTTTCGTAAACCGGACTAACCCTTTCGACCCCCTCTTGGTTGGCAATTGTCTCAACATCCGCCGGACTGATCGACTTATTCTCCCCGCCCGGATAAACATCCAGCGTTAAAAGAGAATCGGCCGTGGTGATTGTTTCCAGGAGAGTTTTCTGGATTCCATAGCCCAACCCGACCAGAAAAAGAATCGCCCCGATTCCGACGCCCATGCCCAAAACAGTGAGAAGTGTCCGTGACGTTCTCGCCTTAAACATCCGAGTAGAAAGTTTTAACAGATCAAATATGTTCATAAATTTATCTCACGTTAACCAGAGTAACGTAAAAGCAAAAGTAACTCCACTTCTTTGGCGATTTTTGTCGCTGTCCTTTTATCAAAATCAAGCCCCTCATGCTTTGCGGAGATATCCATTATTTTTTCAAACTCTTCTTTGCCGATTCGATTTTCCAGTCGATCTATGAGCGCCCCGACTAGTAGGCTATTTCTAGCCTCGTCTAAATTTAACTTTAATTTAAAATTGAGATACTCCGCCAACTCCTGCGCCGTCTTATTTTTTTCTGTGAAACTGATTTTTGACGCCTGCATGACCATTTGCTGAATTTCGGCGGAAAATCGTTCTGCGATACGCTTATCCCAGCCCGCGCCGCCCTGTTCAACTGGCATATCCAAATCTTTCAGGAAACTTTCAAAATTTATTTTGGAATAAAGAAAATCTTCCAATTTTTTGATGGCTTTTTCGATCTGATCATTAGTCATGGAAAAAAACAGATGGGAGAAAATCTGTTGCGCCTTGAATGGCACTAAGAGATTTCCTACCTGGCTGCCCGTAAGACCGCGAAATGACCGCATCAGATGGCGCAGATCAAGTGGAATATATTCCTCCTTGAAGAAATCGTCCCGCACTTTTCCATCCTTGAAAACAAAACTTTCCGCCGGTGCAATTTTTTGCTTTTTGACCAGCTCGATTTTGATTATCTTGCCATCGCGCATATGCACGATTTTGTCACCAAAGACCAAGTGAGCTGGATCATGCGTCACTAAAATGACGGTCTTTTTGTCAATCTCATTTAAGTCTTTAAGGATCGACATCACAATGTGGGAAGATTTGGAATCAAGATTTCCTACCGGCTCATCCGCCAGGATTATTTCCGGATCATTGACCAGTGCGCGCGCGATAGAAACACGTTGCTTTTGACCACCGGAAAGTTCCGAAGGGAATTTATCCGCCTGATTAGAAATATTAAACCGCTCCAGAAGTTCCAACGCTTTGATTTTTCGTTCGGACATCTTTACGCCATCGAAGGTTTTGGGCAGACAAACATTGTCCAGGATAGTCAACGATCCAATCAGATAGAAAGCTTGAAAAACCATCCCCATTTTCCGGCGATGAAACCAAGCCATCTGTTTTTTGGAATAAGCGCTGATGTCTTCTCCATCAATCATCACCGCGCCACTGGTCGGTTTTTGTAAGCCGGAAATCGTGTAGAGCAGGGTTGATTTTCCACAACCAGAAGGGCCGAAAATGATTACAAACTCCTCGGGAAAAATTTCCAAGCTGACTTCTTCCAATGAACGCATCTCATTGAGCTTGCCCTGATTGTAGATCACATTGACTTCCTTGACTGTAATATTGGGTACTTCGTTTGGCATTCTAGTTTATCTTTAACTAATTGCATATCCAATATTATACCACGCAACGGAAGCAAAACAAAATTATTTCTTTACGACTTACGCGTTTACCAAAAAATAAGCTTGCTGTTAGCAAACACATAAGTCTTCTTACTAGATAAACTTATGCAAAACTTTTTCCGCCGCTTTAAGATCATCCGGACTGCCGATAGCATGCCAGGCCGTCGCTTTTTCCACTTTAACATCGTAATCGCGAGCCATCACGGCCAGCGTTTGGGGCAAACCAAATTCGATATCTCCGGCCTTTTTAGGAATCAAATCATAATCAAAAAATTTTTTATTCAAAACATACGCACCGGCATTTGCAAGCTTGTCCTTTGATCGCAACGGGTTTTCAATCACATCAATCATACGCCCATTTTTATTGGTTTTAATAATCCCGCACTTGCTCACATCCTCAACCTCATAACCCAGAATCGCTAGGTCATGCCTCAGCATCCGCTTCAAATCTTTTTTATGATAGAGATCATCGCCCATAATAACCAAAAATTTGTCTTTAAGAACGCTCCGCGCCAAATGCAACGCTCCACCCGTGCCATTCATTTTGTCTTGATAGACATAGATAATTCGCCGTCCGGCAAAATACCTTTTAAAATGCCGAATGATATAGTCACCGGCATAGCCGATAATAAAAACAATCTCCTTAATTTCTTTTGGGAGCATATTAATCTTGTGCTCCAAGATCGGCTTGCCTTTCAATTTGAGCATCGGCTTGGGAATTTCATCGGTCAGCTTTTTCATCCGTTTTCCCCGTCCGGCCGCTAGGATTACTGCTTGCATAGATAAATTGTTTAACCAATTAAATCCTGTAATAAATCCACTGTCCTTCTGATAAGATACAACCTGAAAAAATTGTCATTCCCGCGAAGGCGGGAATCCAGGTTCCTCTGGCTATGAACTCTAGAAAATCGAGCCACAAGTCTGGCAAGTTCTATATTTCAGTTAGTCTTGAATTTTAATAATTCGTTTTTCTTTATTTTTCACCTGGGGTGCCTGGATCCCCGCCTTCGCGGGGATGACAAGGAAAACTAAATTACAACATTAATCAGTCTCCCTTTCACAAAAATAATCTTTTTAATTTCTTTGCCTGCTGTATGATTCTTGGTTTTTTCACTTCCCAGCGCCAACTTGGTCGCTTCTTCTTCGGAAATGTCCGCACTAACTTTCACCGTGTCACGCACTTTTCCATTGACTTGGATCACTAGTTCAATTTCTTCATCCTGGATCAAGTTCAAATCATACTCCGGCCAACT
Proteins encoded:
- a CDS encoding ABC transporter permease is translated as MNIFDLLKLSTRMFKARTSRTLLTVLGMGVGIGAILFLVGLGYGIQKTLLETITTADSLLTLDVYPGGENKSISPADVETIANQEGVERVSPVYETMGQMKFDNLVSDSKILAVDPDFNRLDGVKIAEGDDINDDEVNGTVISSSLAKIFEKEPQEMLGGELTLYLPEIGEKKGQKFELKTKIVGFTDKKDILVYMNNKAVDRVVSNLQFSRLKVKCNSSSILPGIREKLTNNGFIVSALTDLINQVDKAFGVIRVILGFFGAIALMVSAIGMFNTMTVSLLERTEEIGIMKSIGASNYDILWMFVFESTIMGFLGGLSGLIIGFIGGQLFNFLVNFLAQRFGGYATSLLYFPGWFLLFILAVATLVGFTTGVIPARRASATDPLEALRYK
- a CDS encoding ABC transporter ATP-binding protein, whose product is MPNEVPNITVKEVNVIYNQGKLNEMRSLEEVSLEIFPEEFVIIFGPSGCGKSTLLYTISGLQKPTSGAVMIDGEDISAYSKKQMAWFHRRKMGMVFQAFYLIGSLTILDNVCLPKTFDGVKMSERKIKALELLERFNISNQADKFPSELSGGQKQRVSIARALVNDPEIILADEPVGNLDSKSSHIVMSILKDLNEIDKKTVILVTHDPAHLVFGDKIVHMRDGKIIKIELVKKQKIAPAESFVFKDGKVRDDFFKEEYIPLDLRHLMRSFRGLTGSQVGNLLVPFKAQQIFSHLFFSMTNDQIEKAIKKLEDFLYSKINFESFLKDLDMPVEQGGAGWDKRIAERFSAEIQQMVMQASKISFTEKNKTAQELAEYLNFKLKLNLDEARNSLLVGALIDRLENRIGKEEFEKIMDISAKHEGLDFDKRTATKIAKEVELLLLLRYSG
- a CDS encoding nucleotidyltransferase family protein, with the translated sequence MQAVILAAGRGKRMKKLTDEIPKPMLKLKGKPILEHKINMLPKEIKEIVFIIGYAGDYIIRHFKRYFAGRRIIYVYQDKMNGTGGALHLARSVLKDKFLVIMGDDLYHKKDLKRMLRHDLAILGYEVEDVSKCGIIKTNKNGRMIDVIENPLRSKDKLANAGAYVLNKKFFDYDLIPKKAGDIEFGLPQTLAVMARDYDVKVEKATAWHAIGSPDDLKAAEKVLHKFI